From one Lotus japonicus ecotype B-129 chromosome 3, LjGifu_v1.2 genomic stretch:
- the LOC130749063 gene encoding uncharacterized protein LOC130749063 isoform X3, with amino-acid sequence MNPPCPPFECAHMWGPSLVSSLKDSSLHSSLRQPAFDLVETIIVSDATALIYSVLNCGTASSTVSSMTYEVIDLDNENDIWLPNILLDGEEQDSSTNSSWSQFSMQSGITSQVFREWMCIPMLWVDVLVDTNLSLLPISVSKAVFWARSHFPMVELESSAEMVLPVMSCLSSFAAELSSSFGWKVPTGSDDGGDGNKSKNSVEVLTMSCPLIRTFKRLTTHFLVQMRQGELRSRWIWEPLMSESLILSLLDPNDDVRQFGKSMLEQVSDTRGLSCGLQFLCSNKSSLYATTLGFKHAMKLVQLDSVLLKFHTLHHFWFLLCKLLKDGGLPAPELPENTPSELRVPRFSSQGGFLKQPDFDSLPVDIDKHVIDVELKTKEKFSCLLSEMAWPIFCRCLVKGKEFIDYNLCQMTCVRLLEIFPVLVDQLHLFGGKDPGNFTMLVKNKLGFKWLHDLMEWGKSSLKVVIVYWKRAITYLLNLFKSSYDKTSLSTIMIIENLISTDAYSLEELTEQVSGLSVSLSREGTHNFQEANVNPKSLISESWPIKKNCFTSHIHSSSMEDIGVQIVDSKMTPDEKDTETVIILSDDEVEPQDLSKKVILSVSEAGHHISDGNKIPCYAGNTLPTPDLAIQNVSYKKTSNEMKETFQRKDNTEVFSLSSQKQDSRYVHDKLEATSFVDSEGSDSCRGEASSKSKVRINLAKNSSEAVNAKNLSKACRSTTSKTADTMSSTGYKQLSDSQNSEDDLLKTAFKSVERIQLHVPKPTSVLRRQVIQLRTPLENRSGGLHKLEDPVKRFKPPRLDDWYKPILEIDYFATAGLSSARKDENKIVNKLKEVPVYFPSPEQYVDIFRPLVLEEFKAQLQNSFFELSSWEEMFYGILSVISVERVDDFHLVRFVHDDGDSATCRSFSENDLLLLTKDHPQKSSHDVHMVGKVERREKDYKRSLSIVLIRFYFQNGSSRLNLARRNLTERSKWHAYRLMNITPQIREFHALSSVKYIPLLPLILNPTKDSSCLDECKKIDLSKLCQSLQRTLRSSFNVSQLEAISDAIGRAKPKKTVELSLIQGPPGTGKTQTIVAIVSALLASSPQKMNCLQNSLNENLNQNSFSTTYSRPKISQSGAIARAWQDAALARQLNDDLQSSSKSSENCMRQRVLICAQSNAAVDELVSRISSHGLYGSNGKMYKPYIVRVGNAKTVHPNSLPFFIDTLVDQRVAEERMHSNDGKNDLRIDSSAGLRSNLEKLVNSIRLYEAKRANVRDGNSNVKSQPHGDSHMGHEKEMSDAEIEMKLRKLYEQKRQIYKDLSNVQAQEKKANEETKSLKTKLRKSILREAEIVVTTLSGCGGDLYGVCSERILSSKFRGSSEHTLFDAVIIDEAAQALEPATLIPLQLLKSSGTKCIMVGDPKQLPATVLSNVASKFLYECSMFERLQRAGHPVIMLTEQYRMHPEICKFPSLHFYDNKLLNGCQTSSKSAPFHQTKGLGPYVFYDITDGREVRGKNSGAMSLCNDQEADAAVELLSFLKKRYPTEFIGGRIGIITPYKRQLSLLRSRFLNAFGSSSIDDIEFNTVDGFQGREVDILLLSTVRATHASIAASKSNSSSIGFVADIRRMNVALTRARLSLWILGNARTLQTDHNWAALVKDAKERNLVMTAKMPYHSIFETAKDKCVFENSDNHARPLKHEKVKDSGHKVTQVLVNDNGTFERKKKSAASKVKDKNKGSEEENTISALVKSAQCNEKNSKDEHVSKKKDTTCLAAKRESRSSCDGAVTMLDQPVCNGGREGKHKVKTNMGRTTLNKRQSNSRNSFDHPVEETDGGEKASKLPRGDRSSSTEVSASAIKGCHKERDADSQGRAPNHNKAAEISKRKQQREAVDAILYSSLISTKKDERSTKVSVKRPVSSSVANASMKPTKKRSGKLPQQ; translated from the exons ATGAACCCGCCCTGCCCTCCTTTTGAGTGTGCACATATGTG GGGGCCTTCCCTTGTTTCATCTCTGAAGGACTCCTCGCTTCACAGTTCTCTCAGGCAACCTGCTTTTGACCTTGTAGAGACTATCATAGTATCAGATGCTACTGCTTTAATATATTCAGTGCTGAATTGCGGCACAGCTTCAAGCACTGTTAGTAGCATGACATATGAGGTCATTGATTTGGATAATGAAAATGATATTTGGTTACCAAATATTCTTCTAGATGGTGAAGAGCAGGATAGTAGTACTAATAGTTCTTGGAGTCAATTCAGTATGCAGAGTGGGATAACTTCTCAAGTCTTCCGAGAGTGGATGTGCATTCCAATGTTATGGGTTGATGTTTTAGTTGATACCAATCTCTCACTCCTTCCAATCTCAGTTTCGAAAGCTGTTTTCTGGGCACGATCTCATTTTCCTATGGTAGAACTTGAGAGTAGTGCAGAAATGGTGCTTCCTGTCATGTCTTGCCTTTCATCTTTTGCTGCAGAATTATCCTCTTCATTTGGGTGGAAGGTTCCAACTGGCTCTGATGATGGTGGAGATGGAAACAAATCAAAAAACTCAGTTGAAGTGTTGACTATGTCTTGTCCTTTGATAAGAACATTTAAAAG GTTAACAACACATTTTCTAGTTCAGATGAGACAAGGAGAGCTTCGAAGTCGGTGGATTTGGGAACCACTGATGAGTGAGAGCTTGATCCTTTCGCTTTTGGATCCGAACGAT GATGTTAGACAATTTGGAAAGTCTATGTTGGAACAAGTGTCAGATACCCGAGGTCTTTCATGTGGATTGCAGTTTCTTTGTTCTAACAAGTCCTCGTTGTATGCAACTACTTTGGGCTTCAAACATGCTATGAAACTG GTTCAACTGGATTCTGTTCTATTGAAATTTCATACTCTACATCATTTTTGGTTTCTTTTATGCAAATTACTCAAAGACGGAGGTCTACCTGCTCCAGAGTTGCCTGAAAATACACCTAGTGAGTTAAGGGTGCCTAGATTCTCTTCACAAGGCGGGTTTCTGAAGCAGCCAGATTTTGATTCTCTGCCTGTGGATATCGATAAACATGTTATCGATGTCGAATtgaaaacaaaggaaaaattTAGTTGCTTACTATCTGAAATGGCATGGCCTATTTTCTGTAGGTGCCTGGTAAAAGGCAAGGAATTTATTGATTACAATCTTTGCCAG ATGACTTGTGTTAGGTTACTTGAGATTTTTCCTGTTCTTGTTGATCAACTCCACCTTTTTGGTGGTAAAGATCCGGGGAATTTCACAATGCTGGTAAAAAATAAATTGGGTTTCAAATGGCTTCATGATCTCATGGAATGGGGGAAGTCATCACTTAAAGTTGTAATTGTTTACTGGAAGCGAGCCATTACTTATTTACTGAATCTGTTTAAAAGTTCTTATGATAAGACTTCTCTGTCAACAATCATGATCATTGAAAATCTTATTTCGACTG ATGCTTACAGCTTGGAGGAATTGACAGAACAAGTGTCTGGCCTGTCTGTCTCTCTGTCTAGGGAAGGCACTCATAATTTTCAGGAGGCAAATGTGAATCCCAAATCATTGATATCTGAAAGCTGGCCTATTAAAAAGAACTGTTTTACTTCACATATCCATTCTTCATCCATGGAGGATATAGGTGTACAAATTGTGGACTCGAAAATGACACCTGACGAAAAGGATACTGAAACTGTAATTATTCTTTCGGATGATGAAGTGGAACCACAAGATCTTTCCAAGAAGGTCATTTTATCAGTTAGTGAGGCAGGCCACCACATATCTGATGGCAATAAAATACCCTGTTATGCTGGTAATACTTTACCAACTCCTGACCTTGCTATCCAGAATGTTTCTTACAAGAAAACTTCCAATGAAATGAAGGAGACCTTCCAGAGAAAGGACAATACTGAAGTTTTCAGCCTTTCTTCTCAGAAACAAGACTCTAGGTATGTACATGATAAGCTTGAGGCCACTTCATTTGTTGATTCAGAAGGCTCAGACAGTTGTAGGGGGGAAGCTAGCTCAAAATCCAAGGTTAGGATCAATTTGGCAAAAAATTCTTCCGAAGCTGTCAATGCTAAAAATTTGAGTAAAGCTTGCAGGAGTACAACTTCCAAAACTGCTGACACTATGTCAAGTACTGGTTATAAACAGTTAAGCGATTCTCAGAATTCTGAAGATGATCTGCTAAAGACTGCATTTAAATCTGTGGAACGTATCCAGTTGCATGTACCAAAGCCTACTTCAGTCTTGAGAAGACAGGTGATTCAACTCAGAACACCTCTTGAAAACAGATCTGGAGGTCTCCATAAATTAGAGGACCCagtgaaaagattcaagccacCAAGGTTGGATGATTGGTATAAACCTATTCTTGAAATTGATTATTTTGCGACAGCTGGATTGTCATCTGCAAGAAAAGATGAAAACAAAATTGTTAACAAATTAAAGGAAGTTCCTGTATATTTTCCATCACCTGAACAGTACGTGGATATATTTCGGCCATTGGTTTTGGAGGAGTTTAAAGCACAGTTACAAAATTCTTTTTTTGAATTGTCTTCATGGGAGGAGATGTTTTATGGAATCCTTTCTGTGATTTCAGTGGAGAGAGTTGATGATTTCCATCTTGTTCGTTTTGTCCACGATGATGGTGATTCAGCAACATGCAGGAGCTTTTCAGAAAATGACTTGCTTTTGCTAACAAAAGATCATCCACAAAAATCTTCTCATGATGTTCATATGGTTGGAAAG GTGGAAAGGCGTGAGAAAGACTATAAAAGAAGTTTAAGTATTGTTCTCATCCGGTTCTATTTTCAAAATGGTTCCTCACGTTTAAATCTAGCTAGAAGGAATCTCACTGAACGAAGTAAATGGCATGCATATCGTTTAATGAACATTACTCCACAAATTCGAGAATTTCATGCATTGTCGTCAGTAAAATACATTCCCTTGCTTCCACTCATTTTAAACCCTACCAAGGATTCCTCTTGTCTTGATGAATGCAAAAAAATAGATCTCAGTAAATTGTGCCAGTCATTGCAGCGGACTCTGAGATCATCATTTAATGTTAGTCAACTTGAAGCAATAAGTGATGCTATTGGAAGGGCTAAACCAAAGAAAACTGTTGAGTTATCTCTTATTCAGGGTCCTCCAG GAACTGGGAAGACGCAGACTATTGTTGCGATTGTCAGTGCCCTTCTAGCTTCTTCTCCACAAAAGATGAATTGTCTACAAAATTCCTTAAAtgaaaacttaaaccaaaattCTTTTTCTACTACCTATTCGAGACCAAAGATTAGCCAGAGTGGTGCCATTGCAAGGGCATGGCAGGATGCAGCCTTGGCTAGACAATTAAATGATGATCTCCAGAGTTCATCAAAATCTTCTGAAAATTGTATGAGACAAAGAGTGCTTATCTGTGCTCAATCTAATGCTGCTGTGGATGAATTGGTATCAAGAATTTCTAGCCATGGTCTTTATGGAAGTAACGGGAAAATGTACAAGCCTTATATTGTGAGGGTTGGAAATGCAAAAACAGTCCATCCAAATTCTCTGCCATTCTTTATTGACACACTTGTTGACCAACGTGTAGCAGAAGAGAGGATGCATTCAAATGATGGGAAGAATGATTTGAGGATAGATTCATCAGCGGGGCTGCGGTCTAATTTGGAGAAACTCGTTAATTCTATTAGGTTGTATGAAGCCAAGCGTGCTAACGTAAGGGATGGGAATTCTAATGTTAAAAGTCAACCACATGGCGACTCTCATATGGGGCATGAAAAGGAGATGTCTGATGCAGAAATTGAAATGAAGCTGCGTAAACTATATGAACAGAAAAGACAAATATATAAAGATCTTAGTAATGTGCAGGCTCAGGAGAAGAAAGCCAATGAAGAAACCAAGTCTCTGAAGACTAAGTTGCGGAAGTCTATTCTAAGGGAAGCTGAAATAGTGGTAACTACACTAAGTGGATGTGGTGGGGACCTTTATGGAGTTTGCTCGGAGAGAATTTTAAGCTCCAAGTTTCGGGGTTCATCTGAACATACCCTCTTTGATGCTGTTATAATTGATGAAGCTGCtcaa gCTCTTGAGCCAGCTACTTTGATTCCTCTTCAGCTTTTAAAATCAAGTGGAACCAAATGCATTATG GTTGGTGACCCAAAGCAGCTTCCTGCAACTGTACTATCAAATGTTGCAAGTAAATTTCTTTATGAGTGCAGCATGTTTGAACGTTTACAAAGGGCTGGGCATCCTGTTATTATGCTCACTGAACAG TATAGAATGCATCCAGAGATATGCAAGTTTCCTTCGTTGCATTTCTATGACAACAAGTTACTAAATGGCTGCCAAACTTCTAGCAAATCAGCACCATTTCATCAGACCAAGGGTCTCGGGCCTTATGTATTCTATGATATTACTGATGGGCGGGAGGTTCGTGGGAAAAACTCAGGTGCAATGTCACTTTGTAATGATCAAGAAGCTGATGCTGCAGTTGAATTACTAAGTTTTCTCAAGAAAAG GTACCCAACTGAATTTATTGGTGGAAGAATTGGCATTATTACTCCATACAAGCGTCAACTTTCTCTTCTGCGATCTCGTTTTCTTAATGCATTTGGATCTTCAAGCATAGATGACATCGAATTTAACACTGTGGATGGTTTCCAAGGAAGGGAGGTGGATATATTGCTACTTTCTACTGTAAGAGCAACGCATGCTAGCATCGCTGCATCTAAAAGCAACTCAAGTTCTATTGGATTTGTGGCGGATATAAGACGGATGAATGTTGCTTTGACAAGGGCCAGGCTATCACTTTGGATTTTGGGTAATGCAAGAACTTTACAGACAGACCATAACTGGGCTGCTCTTGTTAAGGATGCTAAAGAAAGAAACTTGGTCATGACGGCTAAGATGCCTTATCATTCAATATTTGAAACAGCTAAAGATAAGTGTGTTTTTGAAAATTCTGATAATCATGCTAGACCACTGAAGCATGAAAAGGTTAAAGATAGTGGCCACAAGGTGACACAGGTTTTGGTTAATGACAATGGTACCTTTGAGAGGAAAAAGAAATCTGCTGCTTCTAAAGTAAAGGACAAAAATAAGGGCAGTGAGGAAGAAAATACCATTTCAGCTTTGGTAAAAAGTGCTCAATGTAACGAAAAAAATTCCAAAGATGAGCATGTCTCCAAAAAGAAGGATACGACATGTCTAGCTGCAAAACGTGAAAGCAGAAGCTCCTGTGATGGTGCGGTCACAATGTTAGATCAACCAGTTTGCAATGGTGGACGAGAAGGCAAACATAAAGTTAAGACTAACATGGGAAGGACAACATTGAATAAAAGACAATCAAATTCAAGGAATAGTTTTGATCATCCAGTGGAAGAGACAGATGGTGGAGAAAAGGCATCAAAACTTCCCAGAGGGGATAGGAGCAGTTCTACGGAAGTTTCTGCTTCCGCAATAAAAGGATGTCATAAAGAGAGAGATGCAGATAGTCAAGGTAGAGCTCCTAATCACAATAAAGCtgctgaaatttcaaaaaggaAACAACAGCGTGAAGCTGTTGATGCTATTCTTTACTCATCTTTGATATCTACAAAGAAGGATGAGAGATCGACAAAAGTTTCTGTGAAAAGGCCTGTTTCATCATCTGTAGCAAATGCGAGCATGAAACCAACCAAGAAAAGAAGTGGTAAACTTCCTCAACAATGA